From one Tsukamurella tyrosinosolvens genomic stretch:
- a CDS encoding PIN domain-containing protein codes for MTDYLVDNSVWARLATGDAGIATRLRQIERAPADLFVTCPPQVLEFCHSARTPDEHELYRDRITMGFPLERAPDEDLVLDMQAALWSSGLVRAAGPADILIAAYAIVNDATVLAADHDFEHIARVSELRHEFIAPTA; via the coding sequence GTGACGGACTACCTCGTCGACAACTCGGTCTGGGCGCGGCTCGCGACCGGCGATGCCGGGATTGCCACCCGGTTGCGGCAGATCGAGCGCGCGCCCGCGGACTTGTTCGTGACCTGCCCGCCCCAGGTGCTCGAGTTCTGCCACAGCGCGAGAACGCCCGACGAGCACGAGCTCTATCGGGACCGGATCACGATGGGCTTTCCCCTCGAGCGCGCCCCGGACGAGGATCTCGTCCTCGATATGCAGGCCGCCCTGTGGTCGTCCGGGCTCGTCCGCGCCGCGGGCCCCGCGGACATCCTGATCGCCGCGTACGCCATCGTCAACGACGCGACCGTGCTCGCCGCCGACCACGACTTCGAGCACATCGCCCGCGTGAGTGAGCTGCGGCACGAGTTCATCGCCCCGACGGCGTGA
- a CDS encoding type II toxin-antitoxin system VapB family antitoxin yields the protein MAVTSVDLDPRLIERARELTGERSNRSVIDLALRRLIASKQKGAMIDGIAELAGLPDGLGAPVVDPTATP from the coding sequence ATGGCCGTCACCAGCGTCGACCTCGACCCCCGACTGATCGAGCGGGCGCGTGAACTCACCGGGGAGCGCTCGAACCGCTCCGTGATCGATCTCGCGCTGCGCCGGCTCATCGCGTCGAAGCAGAAGGGCGCGATGATCGACGGGATCGCCGAGCTCGCCGGACTCCCCGACGGTCTCGGCGCGCCCGTCGTCGATCCGACCGCGACGCCGTGA